A region from the Candidatus Sysuiplasma jiujiangense genome encodes:
- a CDS encoding carbohydrate kinase — protein MKYVVSSGEMLIDLTQSGGGGSAVFEAHPGGAPANVAVGIARLGGRSRFFGKLSYDWFGDLLLRTLKKNGVDTDFIPERSERQTALAVVSLDKSGNRRFAFYHDLSADTRLTPGEVSGKMFDDASIFHFGSVSMATDPPRSAMVRLVENAKSAKCLVSCDLNMREDLWPEKRDIGTVMEFLLSNSDVFKCSEEELHLLECGLKKDGSRKSGGNYSDRSIRRCIDELLSAGPGMVIVTRGRGGAVVGCENSIVSVPAFRVRAVDTTGAGDAFTAALLYRLVRDGFTDASGFSVLSESTLTEIGRFCNAAAGFSCMHYGGIDSLPTIREISEILKTAK, from the coding sequence ATGAAGTATGTTGTAAGTTCAGGAGAAATGCTTATTGATTTGACACAGTCCGGCGGGGGAGGGAGTGCCGTTTTTGAGGCGCATCCCGGCGGTGCTCCTGCAAACGTTGCTGTGGGTATAGCAAGGCTCGGCGGCAGATCGCGCTTTTTTGGAAAGCTCTCTTATGACTGGTTCGGCGATCTGCTTCTGCGGACATTGAAGAAAAATGGCGTTGACACGGATTTTATTCCTGAACGCTCAGAGAGGCAGACAGCACTTGCAGTTGTTTCGCTTGACAAATCCGGAAACAGAAGATTTGCTTTTTACCATGACCTGAGTGCTGACACGCGGCTTACTCCGGGAGAGGTTTCAGGAAAGATGTTCGATGATGCATCCATTTTCCACTTCGGATCCGTCTCGATGGCTACGGATCCGCCAAGAAGCGCGATGGTCAGACTGGTTGAGAATGCAAAATCAGCGAAATGCCTGGTTTCATGCGATCTCAACATGAGAGAGGATTTATGGCCTGAGAAGAGGGATATAGGCACTGTAATGGAGTTTCTGCTGTCGAATTCGGATGTATTCAAGTGCAGCGAAGAGGAGCTTCACCTGCTGGAATGCGGACTTAAGAAAGACGGATCACGCAAAAGTGGAGGCAATTACAGCGATCGCAGCATACGCAGATGTATAGACGAATTACTCTCTGCTGGCCCCGGAATGGTTATCGTCACACGAGGACGTGGAGGTGCGGTCGTTGGATGTGAAAACAGCATCGTAAGCGTTCCCGCTTTCCGGGTGAGAGCAGTGGACACGACCGGAGCAGGTGACGCGTTTACCGCAGCGCTGCTCTATCGCCTTGTCAGGGACGGTTTTACAGATGCTTCCGGATTCAGCGTTTTGTCTGAGAGCACACTGACAGAAATTGGTCGCTTCTGCAATGCGGCCGCGGGTTTCAGCTGCATGCATTACGGCGGAATTGATTCCCTCCCCACAATCAGAGAGATATCAGAAATTCTGAAGACCGCGAAATGA
- a CDS encoding zinc-ribbon domain-containing protein, with the protein MYCTQCGSPIEEGARFCTVCGTPVQTSAGVQQAPKSESVRPMSMPSSNVGITSLQQRPGWSRKKKVGIVAVVVVLAVIVLFSLSYFVLLFEFHGGTLQLPKNAAPYYDLQIGEAFQSNYSSLAWNVTAVAQNDFSAFGPSYLLNGVSSAGYWYQVGIAWNWPGDVNKTANTAVIYQGFHMAYQVYFPNGTSDTIGLIDLSANVNNGNSVQLGMRFSAGDVILSVHDWNTSAGASKTVSAYGASYFAGGIQKAGQGAFFTGLMTEWYRGDMNDFTMSMVTYKVDGAPISSVLVFADEWNFSGNTPVSVFHYSSGWVSVNSNLKQYTFISVTTLTSRNEFVTY; encoded by the coding sequence TTGTATTGTACGCAATGCGGTAGTCCGATTGAAGAAGGCGCCAGATTCTGCACTGTCTGCGGAACACCTGTGCAGACATCAGCCGGTGTGCAGCAGGCGCCGAAAAGTGAGTCTGTCAGACCTATGTCGATGCCATCGTCAAATGTGGGAATAACTTCACTGCAACAAAGGCCGGGCTGGAGCAGGAAAAAGAAAGTGGGAATTGTCGCAGTGGTTGTTGTTCTTGCGGTTATCGTGCTGTTTTCCCTCTCCTATTTTGTTCTTTTATTTGAGTTTCACGGCGGTACGCTTCAGTTGCCCAAGAACGCTGCTCCATATTATGATCTGCAGATCGGCGAGGCATTCCAGAGCAACTATTCCTCCCTCGCCTGGAATGTTACGGCGGTGGCGCAAAATGACTTCTCGGCCTTTGGACCCTCATATCTCCTCAATGGCGTGTCGAGCGCAGGCTACTGGTATCAGGTGGGCATCGCATGGAACTGGCCCGGGGATGTCAATAAGACTGCGAACACTGCAGTCATTTATCAGGGATTCCACATGGCTTATCAGGTTTATTTTCCGAACGGTACATCAGACACGATTGGCCTGATTGATCTCAGTGCCAATGTGAACAATGGTAACAGCGTTCAGCTCGGTATGCGCTTCTCGGCAGGTGATGTCATTCTTTCAGTGCATGACTGGAATACAAGCGCGGGCGCAAGCAAGACCGTAAGCGCATATGGCGCATCGTACTTTGCAGGTGGCATCCAGAAGGCAGGGCAGGGAGCATTTTTCACAGGGTTAATGACTGAATGGTACCGCGGCGATATGAATGATTTTACGATGTCTATGGTAACGTATAAAGTGGATGGAGCTCCAATATCCTCCGTCCTTGTGTTTGCCGACGAATGGAATTTCTCAGGCAACACACCTGTTTCAGTATTTCATTACAGCAGTGGATGGGTAAGCGTGAATTCCAATTTGAAACAGTATACATTCATTAGCGTCACGACGCTGACAAGCCGCAATGAGTTTGTAACATACTGA
- a CDS encoding GyrI-like domain-containing protein encodes MAVDFRIKRAPGYTVACITTEAAYSDRAIRTSFEKVEKWITSRGLRGGKWIFTEQAEGEDRIKWEACIELKGKARGSGGVSVRTLKPFDVVSVKFNPDQVSSSIVYHAINDWIRWRRKDGTIARTGRFREVYDGNPWKSREAWQNIEVQLLIVKGRDEMKDQQKG; translated from the coding sequence ATGGCTGTTGATTTCAGGATAAAACGTGCGCCGGGCTACACAGTTGCCTGCATAACGACTGAGGCTGCCTACAGCGACAGGGCAATAAGAACTTCATTTGAAAAGGTCGAAAAGTGGATCACGTCCAGGGGATTGCGTGGGGGGAAGTGGATATTCACAGAACAGGCCGAAGGAGAGGACAGGATAAAGTGGGAAGCCTGCATCGAACTGAAAGGGAAGGCCAGAGGCAGCGGCGGTGTAAGCGTCCGTACGCTCAAACCCTTCGACGTCGTGAGCGTGAAATTTAATCCGGATCAGGTGTCATCATCGATAGTCTATCATGCCATAAATGACTGGATAAGATGGAGAAGGAAGGACGGCACGATTGCAAGAACAGGACGCTTCAGGGAGGTATATGATGGCAATCCCTGGAAGAGCAGGGAAGCGTGGCAGAACATCGAGGTCCAGCTCCTGATCGTCAAAGGCCGGGACGAAATGAAAGATCAGCAGAAGGGCTGA
- a CDS encoding type IV pilin, translated as MAKRLKDSGVSPVIATILMVAITVVLAAVLYVMVSGFTHSPGTANSAGLTTTNNGAGSWTVTVDKVTVSNIALSGLKVVLNGTTYAYSSWNTHGNGNSVYLNFTNVATGSSDLSAGDYFSISSAGSALIQAGTTFEILDGSSILVSTTLQ; from the coding sequence ATGGCAAAGAGACTGAAGGACAGCGGTGTGTCGCCTGTCATTGCAACCATATTGATGGTGGCGATTACAGTCGTGCTCGCTGCAGTCCTTTATGTGATGGTGAGCGGGTTCACCCACTCACCGGGAACGGCGAACAGCGCGGGATTGACGACCACAAATAATGGTGCAGGTAGTTGGACCGTAACGGTGGATAAAGTAACTGTTTCGAACATTGCACTTTCCGGTCTGAAAGTTGTACTGAATGGAACTACTTACGCGTACTCTAGTTGGAATACACATGGAAACGGAAACAGTGTCTATCTGAATTTCACGAACGTTGCAACTGGTAGTTCAGATCTGTCAGCCGGAGACTATTTCTCTATTTCAAGCGCTGGTTCGGCACTTATTCAAGCGGGTACCACCTTTGAAATACTCGATGGCTCGTCAATACTCGTTTCCACGACTCTTCAATGA
- a CDS encoding SMP-30/gluconolactonase/LRE family protein, translating into MAETVGTIKCTLAEGPLWDSRQNVLYWVDIIEGRIHSYDPGANAFKSYSAGKLVSCILPRQKGGFLIAREHTVYSWDPHKVPEKMFSIDSEPSNNRFNDGKCDPAGRLWIGSMDMEEKSATGSLYMIGENLKIDRKVRGLTVSNGLAWSPDNTRMYHVDSPTRRVFRYHYDPGSGRISDREVFVEIPAGEGFPDGLTTDTEGNVYVAQWGGFCVSVWNSGGERISRISIPACNVSSCAFGGSDMKDLYVTTAAYGLSREQLKKEKFSGAIFRERSDIRGTEPDAFAG; encoded by the coding sequence ATGGCGGAAACCGTAGGAACGATAAAATGCACGCTGGCGGAGGGGCCTCTCTGGGACTCAAGACAGAATGTGTTATACTGGGTGGATATCATTGAGGGAAGGATTCATTCGTATGACCCTGGTGCAAATGCCTTTAAGTCATACAGCGCTGGAAAGCTTGTCAGCTGCATCCTGCCAAGGCAGAAAGGCGGCTTCCTGATTGCCAGAGAACATACCGTCTATTCCTGGGATCCGCACAAAGTCCCTGAAAAGATGTTTTCAATCGACAGCGAACCTTCCAATAACAGGTTCAATGATGGAAAATGTGACCCGGCGGGAAGATTGTGGATCGGAAGCATGGACATGGAGGAGAAGAGCGCCACAGGAAGCCTCTATATGATTGGAGAGAATCTGAAAATTGACAGGAAAGTTAGAGGACTCACAGTATCAAACGGACTTGCATGGTCCCCCGATAACACCAGGATGTACCATGTCGATTCTCCGACAAGACGCGTGTTCAGATATCACTACGACCCCGGGAGCGGCAGGATTTCCGACAGGGAAGTATTCGTTGAAATCCCTGCAGGCGAAGGATTTCCGGACGGATTGACAACAGACACTGAAGGAAACGTCTACGTCGCTCAATGGGGAGGGTTCTGTGTTTCCGTCTGGAATTCCGGAGGGGAGCGCATCAGCAGGATTTCGATCCCTGCGTGCAATGTTTCATCATGCGCGTTCGGAGGGAGTGATATGAAGGATCTATATGTGACAACAGCTGCATACGGCCTGAGCAGGGAGCAATTGAAGAAGGAAAAATTCAGCGGAGCGATATTCAGAGAAAGAAGTGACATCCGTGGAACGGAACCGGACGCATTTGCAGGATGA
- a CDS encoding peroxiredoxin → MAEPIPTDTSLHSLPRNLPAPEDDGAAKHLPGMAVPEIELRSTSGRLVNVGKAAKKLSIFFFYPATVAPGIPIPGEWSEIPGARGCTIQNCAFRDAYEGFRKLRYQVFGVSGQGQGPERGLEEQMEFSRRENLPYELLNDSKFELADSLRLPTFVARLKFPEVVYEGKKYTFPLQNRRLIKRLTIVAYAGRIEKVFYPVFPPDRNAAEVMDYLKSVRNVRKN, encoded by the coding sequence ATGGCAGAACCCATCCCCACAGATACCAGTCTGCATAGCCTTCCGCGTAATTTGCCGGCTCCCGAAGACGACGGAGCGGCTAAACACCTTCCAGGCATGGCTGTCCCCGAAATAGAGCTGCGCTCCACGTCCGGCAGACTGGTTAATGTGGGAAAAGCCGCAAAGAAGCTTTCTATTTTTTTCTTTTACCCCGCAACAGTTGCGCCGGGAATACCGATACCCGGTGAGTGGAGCGAAATACCGGGAGCAAGGGGATGCACGATCCAGAATTGCGCTTTCCGGGACGCCTACGAGGGTTTCAGAAAACTGCGGTACCAGGTTTTCGGGGTAAGCGGTCAGGGACAGGGACCGGAAAGAGGCCTGGAGGAACAGATGGAGTTTTCCAGACGCGAAAATCTGCCATACGAACTGCTGAACGATTCAAAGTTTGAGCTGGCAGATTCGCTGAGACTCCCCACTTTTGTTGCCAGACTGAAATTTCCGGAAGTTGTCTACGAAGGAAAGAAATATACATTCCCGCTGCAGAACCGCAGGCTGATCAAAAGACTGACAATTGTGGCATATGCCGGCCGCATAGAGAAGGTATTCTATCCAGTTTTCCCGCCTGACAGGAATGCGGCTGAAGTAATGGATTACCTTAAATCAGTGCGAAATGTGCGAAAGAATTAA